In Seriola aureovittata isolate HTS-2021-v1 ecotype China chromosome 17, ASM2101889v1, whole genome shotgun sequence, a genomic segment contains:
- the epor gene encoding erythropoietin receptor has protein sequence MSCDHLSRVLALFMVLCAMRTVSIVQGARDFEKKVSMMLKVEPENPKCFAEGRKDLTCFWEEDEERAGSVDQYSFTYSYHQENSSRCPLRVLRAAGGKRLFLCHLNQTQMFVQMDVRVHRQGVLIHNRSLLIELVFLLDPLANVAVSSTGKQGQLNVSWVPPPLKYMDDSMMYEVSYATEDSHVGQVEVVRASSELILTGLQPGTKYKVQVRVKLDGISYNGYWSAWSDPVFIETLPAEFDPLIISLTLIISFILVVLSLTMLLSHRRFLTKKIWPTIPTPDSKFQGLFTVYGGDFQEWLGQTNGGLWLTPAFFYSEDYPSPLEVLSELSLCPSLPSPPLPPTVPRALTADRKEDKDVKKGLDGREPSERGNSALTEGWRATPHDHWLMDRLRALHQRPMPCSESSLLESQDTYVTLSANNHSEDEHLDDTLEEALPLEVLFASRKTVLCESHSDLGSVQQSSGSGRLSSQSSFEYPNHAWTPKGPGYTYMAVADSGVSMDYSPMSRVDDIGKVVIYANEYKNGLPAHRRPFLPRQHSVHDDR, from the exons ATGTCATGTGATCACCTGAGCCGAGTGTTGGCACTTTTCATGGTTCTCTGCGCCATGCGAACCGTTTCCATCGTCCAGGGCGCGCGAGATTTCGAAAAGAAAG TGTCTATGATGCTGAAGGTAGAGCCAGAAAACCCCAAATGCTTTGCTGAAGGCAGGAAGGACTTAACGTGCTTCtgggaggaagatgaggaaagAGCTGGTTCTGTGGACCAGTACTCCTTCACATACAGCTACCA tcaagaaaacagcagcagatgtcCACTGAGAGTTCTCCGTGCAGCAGGTGGGAAGAGGCTGTTCCTCTGCCACCTGAACCAAACCCAGATGTTTGTCCAAATGGACGTCCGAGTTCATCGGCAGGGAGTGCTGATCCACAATCGCAGCCTCCTCATCGAGCTTGTCT TTCTTCTTGACCCTCTTGCCAATGTGGCGGTGAGCAGCACAGGGAAGCAAGGCCAACTGAATGTCAGCTGGGTGCCTCCCCCTCTGAAGTACATGGATGACAGCATGATGTACGAGGTCAGCTACGCTACGGAGGACAGCCATGTGGGGCAG GTCGAGGTGGTACGAGCTAGTTCAGAGTTGATCCTGACAGGCCTGCAGCCAGGTACAAAGTACAAGGTGCAGGTCCGTGTAAAGCTGGATGGGATTAGCTACAATGGCTATTGGAGTGCCTGGAGTGACCCAGTGTTCATAGAAACACTGCCTGCAG AATTTGACCCACTCATCATCTCCCTCACTCTGATCATCTCTTTCATCCTCGTCGTGCTGTCTCTCACCATGCTCCTGTCCCATCGCAG gtttctTACAAAGAAGATTTGGCCGACTATTCCGACTCCTGACAGCAAGTTCCAAGGTCTTTTCACTGTTTACGGCGGGGACTTTCAG GAGTGGTTAGGGCAGACCAATGGAGGCTTGTGGTTGACTCCGGCTTTCTTCTACTCAGAGGACTACCCTTCTCCTCTGGAAGTACTCTCGGAGCTCAGCCTTTGCCCCTCACTGCCCTCCCCGCCTCTGCCCCCCACGGTCCCTAGGGCTTTAACCgcagacaggaaggaggacaAAGATGTGAAGAAAGGCCTGGATGGGAGAGAGCCATCGGAAAGGGGAAATTCAGCCCTGACAGAAGGATGGAGAGCCACACCGCACGACCACTGGTTGATGGATCGCTTACGGGCACTTCACCAGCGCCCCATGCCCTGCTCAGAGTCCTCTCTGCTGGAGTCTCAAGACACCTACGTCACCCTCAGCGCCAACAACCACAGCGAAGATGAGCACCTGGATGATACTCTTGAGGAGGCGTTACCCCTTGAAGTACTTTTTGCCTCCAGAAAGACAGTGCTGTGTGAATCTCACTCTGACCTGGGATCCGTGCAGCAGAGCTCCGGTTCAGGGCGTCTTTCGTCGCAGTCCAGCTTTGAGTACCCGAACCACGCCTGGACGCCCAAAGGCCCGGGGTACACCTACATGGCAGTGGCAGACTCTGGGGTCTCTATGGATTACAGCCCCATGAGCAGAGTAGACGACATTGGGAAAGTGGTTATCTACGCCAACGAGTACAAGAATGGGCTCCCTGCTCACAGAAGACCATTCCTGCCGAGGCAGCACTCTGTCCACGATGACCGCTGA